A single window of Mangifera indica cultivar Alphonso chromosome 18, CATAS_Mindica_2.1, whole genome shotgun sequence DNA harbors:
- the LOC123201282 gene encoding endochitinase PR4-like — protein MALNMRKDLLTLALLGIFALAIIPKNVMSQNCGCAANLCCSEFGYCGTGEAYCGKGCREGPCSTTPSPTPSGGGSVASIVTADFFDGIKNQADASCVGKTFYTRDGFLNAANSFPQFGSGSADESKREIAAFFAHVTHETGHLCYTEEIDKSNDYCDPSYTQYPCVAGKKYYGRGPLQLTWNYNYGACGKDVGFDGLNAPETVSNDPAVSFKASLWFWMNNVHSVVNQGFGATIQKINGALECGGKQPDKVNARIGYYKDYCSKFGVDPGQNLSC, from the exons ATGGCTCTTAACATGAGAAAAGATTTGCTTACACTTGCTCTGCTGGGCATATTTGCCTTGGCCATTATTCCCAAAAATGTGATGTCTCAAAACTGTGGCTGTGCTGCAAACCTGTGTTGCAGTGAGTTTGGTTACTGTGGCACTGGCGAGGCCTACTGTGGCAAGGGGTGTAGAGAGGGTCCTTGTAGCACAACGCCATCTCCCACACCAAGCGGTGGTGGTAGTGTTGCCAGTATTGTTACAGCTGATTTCTTTGATGGGATAAAGAATCAAGCTGATGCAAGCTGTGTTGGAAAGACCTTCTATACAAGAGATGGATTTCTCAATGCTGCCAATTCGTTTCCCCAGTTTGGATCAGGCTCTGCTGATGAATCCAAACGTGAGATTGCTGCCTTTTTTGCTCATGTTACTCATGAAACCGGAC ATTTATGCTACACTGAAGAGATCGACAAGTCAAACGACTATTGTGACCCATCATACACCCAATACCCCTGTGTCGCCGGAAAGAAGTACTACGGCCGAGGACCTCTGCAGCTAACCTGGAACTACAACTATGGAGCCTGTGGAAAAGACGTGGGGTTCGACGGACTCAATGCCCCAGAAACAGTGTCCAACGACCCTGCTGTCTCCTTCAAGGCTTCCTTGTGGTTCTGGATGAACAATGTTCACTCAGTTGTGAACCAAGGCTTTGGGGCAACCATTCAGAAAATTAATGGCGCCCTTGAATGTGGTGGCAAGCAGCCTGATAAAGTTAACGCTCGTATTGGATATTACAAAGATTATTGCAGCAAATTTGGTGTGGATCCTGGCCAGAATCTATCATGCTAG
- the LOC123201281 gene encoding endochitinase B-like codes for MALNMRKDLLILALLGLFALSIIPKNVMSQNCGCAANLCCSEHGYCGTGDAYCGKGCKEGPCSSTTSPTPSSGGTVASIVTADFFDGIKNQAEDASCVGKSFYTRDGFLNAANSFPEFGSGSADESKREIAAFFAHVTHETGHLCYTEEIDKSNDYCDPLYNQYPCVTGKKYYGRGPLQITWNYNYGACGKDVGFDGLNAPETVSNDPAVSFKAALWFWMTNVHSVVNQGFGATIQKINGALECGGKQPEKVNARIGYYKDYCSKFGVDPGQNLSC; via the exons ATGGCTCTCAACATGAGAAAAGATTTACTCATACTTGCTCTGTTAGGCCTTTTTGCCTTGTCCATTATTCCCAAAAATGTGATGTCCCAAAACTGTGGCTGTGCTGCAAACTTGTGCTGCAGTGAGCATGGTTACTGCGGCACCGGCGATGCCTACTGCGGCAAGGGGTGCAAGGAGGGTCCTTGTAGCTCAACGACATCTCCCACACCAAGCAGTGGTGGTACTGTTGCCAGTATTGTTACAGCTGATTTCTTTGATGGGATAAAGAATCAAGCTGAAGATGCAAGCTGTGTTGGAAAGAGCTTCTATACAAGAGACGGATTTCTTAATGCTGCCAATTCGTTTCCCGAATTTGGATCAGGCTCTGCTGATGAATCCAAACGTGAGATTGCTGCTTTTTTTGCTCATGTTACTCATGAAACTGGAC ATTTATGCTACACTGAAGAGATCGACAAGTCAAACGACTATTGCGACCCATTATACAACCAATACCCCTGTGTCACCGGAAAGAAGTACTACGGCCGAGGACCTCTGCAGATAACCTGGAACTACAACTATGGAGCCTGTGGAAAAGACGTGGGGTTCGACGGACTCAATGCCCCAGAAACAGTGTCCAACGACCCTGCTGTCTCCTTCAAGGCTGCCTTGTGGTTCTGGATGACCAATGTTCACTCAGTTGTGAACCAAGGCTTTGGGGCAACCATTCAGAAAATTAATGGCGCCCTTGAATGTGGCGGCAAGCAGCCTGAAAAAGTTAACGCTCGTATTGGATATTACAAAGATTATTGCAGCAAATTTGGTGTGGATCCTGGCCAGAATCTTTCATGCTAG